A part of Ptychodera flava strain L36383 chromosome 11, AS_Pfla_20210202, whole genome shotgun sequence genomic DNA contains:
- the LOC139144381 gene encoding uncharacterized protein translates to MSAFKRCGRGLTEVPREVMKKKTIVELTLENNQISSVSDEICRTLSNLTHLNLRQNKLESFPEGISHFKKLKYLDLSRNPIGKIPEEVQYFRSTNKLTHLYLHDLQLKGFPSPILQFFKLEILDISNNKLGKLPASIEKLTNLTQLHISNCELTSLPSSIKNFKALTSLDASNNKIHEFQTHLCNAVTLQTLNLENNEITEVPNDVNNLAELTLLNLKQNRLTDLGVSALEGYESPESVCGLLGDTPQIQYLEKLRELVLSGNRLATAPNLGGLTQLKSLDLSNNKLTKGINHVTSVSKLTYLNLRQTETASLPNTMSKLVKLEHLDLGENNLASIDDVTSLPNLKTLYVDKNRLCSLPSDIAHLTSLELLSAENNPEIRQLPESMAELANLTHLFVGNTGIDSLPPEFATRLSNLTELDLEGNNMKEPPKKVCDLGVEAIRKHEAGQKIQMPSSVASLEVASLTQTEVGLNWKTPEGKFSHFDLSIESTEENIKQQVKVESKETHYRFSGLKPNTAYVATIAAIFDTLRSMDTVTVVQTLKGDNVRSRQQSVEKASEMKFQIRIVPTKQVRKSYMLPSGFMLKVPPRAIRDQLEVSVTCNPSHATQPKLRELEFYLSDIIDLSPHSMTFDLPVTLSRKCLDPGSNRVLVIMKSGDGQNWQEQSTIHDDVEISLSISQLGMFIAISRPYQDQCYIDKSAVTLKSVMCPDVAIEIPEDAVAERKLLALEVHVEENEKAGIHESSQSGFVPGPLVFVNRLQGESLVFSKPAIITIAEPPEIPGEDTELRIVKDEYHDGNWRDVTEQSSFTVENGIVRIETLSFSGFSVARVLRRIRTKVTEFFRAISRRLSCRNVCILLLQHETERNWFLVDLVETRNLNERIKEHRSRGYDTYHKKDVPYTCSFSMQVGDTIVNEVQCEGYMLTNTVNDHKYRPDEFNHWHIQVERAENDVRRANGTMIFYKKDSSGTEEEVQVLAELPFVIPEGDEETEEYESDDGVGDGSGGNGGTQQLQQQNQHQEEEEETREGKGADTSHADGEQQNVFTEEDIAEISKDSLSSFDKNRTLIRILKKKGLKNFEKFVAVLRKKNVYFAENVAQAYGERLRSCGNAATSLLRDGENPRNGLLVQDEEDHNHGDESEVREEDPQICRETEELAEAAVAAAAAEDEGGEITQSKEQSDRGLNMSGESYDKDTSETNASVGATVVEGEDSASTDDAASTDDGDDDNDGSGSYGYGAAETDAAAATASVSVTAAAVPAGGDDDDDDRILSEGTDQTLEEQPDRSLDISSGSDVTDKSDTSASVGVTVAEGRDSTANNDSAATDDGDDDNNGGDIYGNGAAETDDDDDDGGGGGGGGGDDDDRIKLERTDLALEMKQGERLQEGATTSNTHYEREDIDDENDIVIYVLNGTSVIKDEDQQ, encoded by the exons ATGTCAGCTTTCAAGCGGTGCGGGCGTGGTCTGACAGAGGTACCTAGAGAAGTAATGAAAAAGAAGACGATCGTTGAACTAACGCTAGAGAATAATCAGATATCGTCTGTTTCCGATGAAATTTGCCGGACTCTAAGTAATCTCACTCATCTCAACCTGCGGCAAAATAAGCTGGAGTCTTTTCCAGAAGGGATCAGCCATTTTAAAAAGCTAAAATATCTAGATCTTAGTAGAAATCCAATAGGTAAAATCCCTGAAGAAGTTCAGTACTTCCGATCCACAAACAAGCTTACCCATTTGTACTTACACGATTTGCAGCTCAAAGGCTTCCCCTCGCccattctacaattttttaagCTCGAAATCCTGGACATAAGTAATAACAAGCTTGGCAAGCTGCCTGCTAGTATCGAAAAATTAACTAATCTAACCCAACTGCACATCAGCAATTGCGAACTGACGTCACTGCCTTCTAGTATAAAGAATTTTAAAGCCCTTACAAGTCTTGACGCCAGTAATAACAAAATTCACGAGTTCCAAACCCATCTCTGCAACGCAGTCACCTTGCAGACACTTAACCTCGAGAATAATGAGATTACAGAGGTACCTAACGACGTGAACAACCTCGCAGAACTGACACTGctgaatttaaaacaaaatcgCCTCACAGATTTGGGTGTTTCAGCCCTCGAAGGGTACGAATCGCCTGAATCAGTATGCGGGTTGCTAGGCGACACTCCCCAGATCCAGTACCTAGAAAAGTTGAGGGAGTTAGTCCTCAGTGGTAACAGGCTGGCGACAGCGCCTAATTTAGGAGGTCTAACTCAGCTGAAATCTCTTGATTTGAGCAATAACAAGCTAACCAAAGGGATCAATCACGTCACTTCTGTAAGCAAGCTGACATATCTAAATTTACGTCAAACCGAAACTGCATCTTTGCCAAACACCATGTCCAAACTAGTCAAGTTAGAACACCTTGATCTCGGTGAAAACAATCTGGCGAGTATCGATGACGTAACCAGCTTGCCGAATTTAAAAACCCTATACGTAGACAAAAACCGCCTTTGCTCCTTGCCCAGTGACATAGCTCACCTGACCTCACTAGAGTTGCTGAGCGCAGAAAACAACCCCGAAATACGGCAATTGCCCGAAAGTATGGCAGAGCTAGCAAATTTAACTCACCTGTTTGTCGGAAATACGGGAATAGACTCCCTTCCCCCAGAGTTTGCCACGAGGCTGAGTAATCTCACTGAGCTGGACCTAGAAGGAAACAACATGAAGGAACCACCGAAGAAAGTTTGCGATCTCGGTGTTGAAGCTATCAGGAAGCATGAAGCTGGACAGAAAATACAAA TGCCAAGTTCTGTTGCGTCGTTAGAAGTGGCCTCGCTTACTCAGACAGAAGTGGGACTGAATTGGAAAACACCGGAGGGCAAATTCTCACATTTTGACTTGTCCATCGAATCCACAGAGGAGAATATTAAGCAACAGGTTAAAGTAGAATCGAAGGAAACTCATTACAGATTCTCAGGGTTGAAGCCAAACACAGCTTATGTCGCTACCATTGCGGCAATATTCGATACCCTAAGGAGTATGGATACCGTCACTGTTGTACAGACACTAAAAG GTGACAATGTACGTTCTCGTCAACAAAGTGTCGAGAAAGCTAGCGAGATGAAGTTTCAGATTCGCATCGTTCCAACGAAACAG GTTAGGAAGTCGTACATGCTACCCTCTGGTTTCATGTTGAAAGTGCCGCCACGAGCCATTAGAGACCAACTTGAAGTATCGGTTACTTGCAACCCGAGTCACGCAACGCAGCCAAAACTGCGGGAACTCGAGTTTTACCTGTCAGACATCATCGACTTATCCCCGCAcagtatgacctttgacctgcccgtCACTCTTAGCAGGAAGTGTCTCGATCCTGGCTCCAACAGAGTTCTCGTCATCATGAAGAGTGGTGATGGGCAAAACTGGCAAGAGCAATCGACAATCCAT GATGATGTCGAGATTTCTCTCAGCATAAGCCAGCTTGGTATGTTTATAGCAATATCAAGGCCTTACCAAGACCAATGTTACATCGACAAATCTGCCGTAACGCTGAAATCTGTGATGTGCCCTGACGTAGCTATAGAAATTCCAGAAGATGCTGTTGCAGAGAGAAAACTGTTGGCACTTGAG GTTCATgttgaagaaaatgaaaaggCTGGTATTCATGAAAGTTCCCAAAGTGGGTTTGTCCCGGGACCACTAGTATTTGTGAACAGACTGCAAGGAGAAAGTCTTGTTTTCAGTAAGCCAGCCATCATCACCATAGCCGAACCACCAGAAATCCCTGGAGAAGATACTGAACTGCGCATTGTCAAAGACGAGTATCACGATGGCAATTGGCGCGatgtcacagagcagtcttcaTTCACTGTGGAAAACGGCATCGTGAGAATTGAAACACTCTCCTTCAGCGG ATTTTCAGTTGCTCGTGTTCTGAGACGTATACGAACAAAAGTAACAGAATTCTTCCGAGCTATATCAAGGCGGCTAAGTTGCCGCAACGTTTGCATACTGCTGCTTCAGCATGAAACGGAACGGAATTGGTTCCTCGTAGATTTGGTAGAGACAAGAAACCTGAATGAACGAATTAAGGAGCATCGTTCAAGAGGGTATGATACTTATCACAAAAAGGACGTGCCTTACACGTGTTCATTTTCAATGCAAGTTGGTGATACTATTGTCAATGAAGTACAGTGTGAAGGATATATGCTAACGAATACAGTGAATGACCATAAATATAGACCTGATGAGTTCAACCACTGGCATATTCAAGTCGAGCGGGCAGAAAATGATGTTCGCAGGGCGAACGGAACGATGATCTTCTACAAGAAAGACTCATCCGGTACGGAAGAAGAAGTACAAGTACTTGCCGAACTTCCATTTGTGATACCAGAG GGAGATGAAGAGACAGAAGAATATGAGAGTGATGATGGTGTTGGTGATGGCAGTGGTGGTAATGGTGGTACGCAACAATTACAACAGCAGAACCAACACCAAGAGGAGGAAGAGGAAACAAGGGAAGGGAAAGGAGCTGATACAAGCCATGCTGATGGTGAGCAACAAAAC GTGTTCACAGAAGAAGATATTGCCGAAATATCGAAGGACTCTCTCAGTAGTTTTGACAAGAATCGTACACTTATCCGTATCCTAAAAAAGAAGGGactcaaaaattttgaaaaatttgtagCAGTGCTGCGAAAGAAGAACGTATACTTTGCTGAAAACGTCGCTCAAG CATATGGGGAACGTCTTCGTTCTTGCGGAAATGCTGCTACGTCCCTTCTAAGAGACGGTGAAAACCCTCGGAACGGTCTACTGGTGCAAGATGAAGAAGATCACAACCATGGAGATGAAAGTGAAGTAAGGGAAGAAGATCCGCAAATTTGTAGAGAGACAGAAGAATTAGCGGAAGCAGCagtagcagcagcagcagcagaaGACGAAGGAGGAGAAATAACACAATCAAAA GAACAATCAGATCGTGGTTTAAATATGAGCGGTGAGAGTTATGACAAAGACACGTCTGAAACCAATGCTTCGGTTGGGGCAACTGTTGTAGAGGGTGAGGATAGTGCATCTACCGACGATGCTGCATCTAccgatgatggtgatgatgacaatgatggtaGTGGTAGTTACGGTTATGGTGCTGCTGAAACCGATGCTGCTGCCGCCACTGCTTCTGTTTCTGTTACTGCTGCTGCTGTACCTgctggtggtgatgatgatgatgatgatcgaATCTTATCGGAAGGGACTGACCAAACACTTGAG GAACAACCAGATCGCAGTTTAGATATTAGCAGTGGAAGTGACGTCACAGACAAGTCTGATACCAGTGCTTCGGTTGGGGTCACTGTTGCAGAGGGTAGGGATAGCACTGCTAATAATGATTCTGCCGCTAccgatgatggtgatgatgacaaTAATGGTGGTGATATTTATGGTAATGGTGCTGCTGaaacagatgatgatgatgatgatggtgggggtggtggtggtggtggtggtgatgatgatgatcgaATCAAATTGGAAAGGACTGACCTAGCTCTTGAG atgaagcaaggcgaAAGACTACAAGAaggtgctactactagcaatactcattatgaaagagaagatattgacgatgagaatgatatcgtgaTTTATgtactcaatggcaccagcgtcatcaaagatgaggatcaacagtga